Proteins from one Strix uralensis isolate ZFMK-TIS-50842 chromosome 14, bStrUra1, whole genome shotgun sequence genomic window:
- the SHROOM1 gene encoding protein Shroom1 isoform X3, whose product MASSGNEIEGWTHRQGGRIGELEEPVTSPENGNHLSPVKLISSVDHLLHLPGRADSAYSSFSGGSNVPEYPTPSCYGENCCLPPEQVPYMDSEYVRGIYNVSAANSDPRSLHPYKAPELSIPNNSHSTSLAEHCGSTPTQGTLNQGPPPPVAPPPSPPTRLDSYKVTRHLENSRGRHSSGSHSECGVQPAPGVQDRQLAGGDEVTEQDRVAARGKTLENKGRSSDSTNEVSKIQGLKTEENGGWSPSQQPVKRSNPHIFSRPSSFIFQEYLKTDCVANVPKILSAYNSVHAYKIPEEMNSKSYPPAHASPDTVNDTQEDKQYPCSVRKPTVRGAEPQSAGPEPSQQKGSLPCAQCPLRAESRSDADQDVFEESCDLKYMEDALLIKNASRKVNSCTDENRCYDSDGKIGNDVRAPPLNPQAKAQRSPLSCSAGTVEAEPPRREEPDQGNKQCRENTSQMSFFRPKEDSTSQFSHEIRKGKQANNSSPDLSTHLAQEEPPVRYQKYQPEFQKQLLRQLQDDLGGEQITRQTTPMLYYLSGGKTTNILHHNKLTQCQEDSRNSPKEFPVSSYSASARCVEIQRENNQLGRTTHHCQCSADDLLLEAEDLILGSPASSMDESFQNDYREKLKVAQKKVLRETSFKRKDLQMSLPVRLRQKPSKRPSIEHLRSFSLSSASEDAKPVPCSPSHLESLESFSRDEEITRPQTGRIGGRKRVTKEQKKLCYSEPEKLDQLADKEVSWSQVRDEITEQDVVAARRRTLENRGRALSSSSISRTELKQIQQTALIEYMERKINQRPGSSQHLPLHKPPLQKRLSHPKWPPGKISNSNGSRKMQNNEVFCQVFSKEKSPDVFPPLAFVSPLSVSSRCDPSSAGTAASKHDPSASEAAGSCTRKCVSAGSPLQAGDPASGRAPERSKSTTHSTQDADGCSGGAAAPSRRCESCLGTPSFRDPEKGGCKSHEYEDNDVNGGACCQDTKELTPETSIPVPRSRSKEDAQVEEECGTKSLNNNALTKCPEQQLAAPPEEVTYCHTALAQPRHGAKNTAKGLVAKETPMHSSQEDILPERERNPPKRRLPSPEDQRYEALAMEIVAKDNSLVDILMPHPVRKTALDLMEGLFPINISMLDKSHRKKGDIQRAQENDRKNSRDGPEECPEPEHDAKQRSEDPTSKGNRVLNRIRHSTNDLDDLTSKKLELISSLRSKLQSLWEERELVLSEARECAERGEELEATVRDVCKPNEFERYMMFIGDLEKVVSLLLCLSSRLARVQNAMRRIDGNTDAEEKQSLNERHKLLSRQREDAKDLKENLDRRERVVSGILAKYLTDQQLQDYRRFVQVKTSLLIEQKDIEEQIKFFEEQLENLEKSIPL is encoded by the exons ATGGCTTCATCTGGGAATGAGATAGAAGGATGGACTCACAGGCAAGGTGGCAGAATTGGAGAGCTGGAAGAGCCCGTGACCTCTCCAGAAAATGGTAATCATCTTTCGCCAGTGAAGTTGATCAGCAGTGTAGACCATCTCTTGCACCTCCCTGGAAGAGCAGACTCTGCTTACAGCTCTTTCTCAGGGGGATCAAATGTTCCAGAGTATCCCACCCCATCGTGCTATGGCGAAAACTGCTGTCTGCCTCCAGAGCAGGTACCGTACATGGACTCAGAATACGTAAGAGGTATTTATAATGTCAGTGCAGCAAACTCTGACCCCAGGAGCCTGCATCCCTACAAGGCACCAGAGCTGAGCATCCCTAATAACTCTCACagcaccagcctggctgaacactGTGGAAGCACTCCTACCCAAGGGACTTTAAATCAGGGACCGCCGCCTCCAGTGGCACCTCCGCCTTCTCCTCCCACGCGACTCGATAGCTATAAAGTCACTAGACACCTTGAAAACTCAAGAGGGAGACACAGCTCTGGAAGCCACAGCGAGTGTGGTGTGCAGCCGGCTCCTGGTGTGCAGGACCGCCAGCTGGCGGGTGGGGATGAAGTTACAGAGCAAGATAGAGTGGCTGCTAGGGGGAAGACTCTGGAAAACAAGGGCCGTTCTTCTGATTCTACAAATGAGGTATCAAAAATTCAGGGGTTAAAGACGGAGGAAAACGGAGGGTGGAGCCCATCCCAACAACCTGTGAAGAGAAGCAATCCACATATTTTCAGCAGACcttcttcattcatttttcaaGAATATTTAAAGACTGACTGTGTGGCTAATGTCCCTAAAATACTTTCTGCTTATAATTCAGTTCATGCTTATAAAATTCCTGAAGAGATGAACTCCAAGTCCTACCCTCCAGCGCATGCCAGCCCTGACACTGTTAATGATACACAAGAAGACAAACAGTATCCCTGCAGCGTTCGTAAGCCAACTGTCAGGGGAGCAGAGCCACAAAGCGCGGGGCCAGAACCCAGCCAGCAAAAAGGATCCTTGCCCTGTGCTCAGTGCCCGCTCCGTGCCGAGTCACGTTCAGATGCGGATCAAGATGTGTTTGAGGAGAGTTGCGACTTAAAATACATGGAGGATGCTCTTCTAATTAAAAATGCTTCCAGGAAGGTGAACAGTTGTACGGATGAAAATCGGTGCTATGACTCTGATGGAAAAATTGGGAATGATGTTAGGGCACCGCCCCTGAATCCGCAAGCCAAAGCGCAGAGATCGCCACTGTCCTGCAGCGCCGGTACTGTCGAAGCGGAGCCCCCTCGCCGTGAGGAGCCTGATCAGGGAAATAAGCAGTGCCGTGAGAATACGAGCCAAATGTCTTTTTTCAGACCAAAGGAAGATTCCACATCTCAGTTTTCACAtgaaatcaggaaaggaaaacaggctAATAACAGCAGTCCTGACCTTAGCACACATCTAGCACAAGAGGAACCTCCTGTTCGTTATCAGAAATACCAACCTGAATTTCAAAAGCAGCTCTTAAGACAGCTTCAGGATGATCTTGGGGGTGAACAAATAACCAGGCAGACGACTCCCATGCTTTATTATCTTTCCGGGGGGAAAACCACCAACATCCTGCACCACAACAAGCTCACCCAATGTCAGGAGGACTCAAGGAACTCCCCAAAGGAATTTCCAGTGAGCAGCTACTCTGCCTCAGCACGGTGTGTAGAGATACAGCGGGAAAACAATCAGCTTGGAAGAACCACCCACCACTGCCAGTGCAGTGCCGATGATCTCCTGCTTGAGGCAGAAGATCTCATCCTTGGGAGTCCGGCTTCATCCATGGATGAGAGTTTCCAGAATGACTATAGAGAGAAGCTTAAAGTGGCTCAGAAAAAGGTTCTGAGAGAAAcctcctttaaaagaaaagactTACAGATGAGTTTGCCCGTTAGACTGAGACAGAAACCCTCTAAAAGGCCGTCAATTGAACACCTTCGGTCTTTCTCATTATCCAGTGCAAGTGAGGATGCCAAACCTGTTCCTTGCTCCCCTTCTCATCTAGAATCCTTGGAAAGTTTCAGCAGAGATGAAGAAATTACAAGGCCACAAACAGGTCGAAtagggggaaggaaaagggtaACAAAGGAGCAAAAGAAACTCTGTTATTCTGAACCTGAGAAACTCGATCAGCTAGCAGATAAGGAAGTATCATGGAGCCAAGTCAGGGATGAAATCACTGAGCAAGATGTGGTGGCAGCTAGAAGAAGGACTCTGGAAAACAGAGGGAGGGCACTTTCCAGTTCAAGTATCTCCAGGACGGAGCTGAAACAAATCCAGCAAACTGCACTTATCGAATACATGGAGCGAAAGATTAATCAAAGACCAGGTAGCTCACAACATCTCCCGCTGCATAAGCCACCCCTGCAGAAGAGGCTGTCGCATCCCAAATGGCCTCCTGGCAAGATTTCCAATTCAAATGGGAGCAGGAAGATGCAAAACAATGAGGTTTTCTGCCAagttttctctaaagaaaaatcGCCAGATGTTTTTCCTCCGTTGGCTTTTGTTTCCCCTCTGAGCGTGAGCAGCAGGTGTGACCCCAGCTCTGCTGGTACGGCGGCCTCGAAGCACGACCCGTCTGCCAGCGAAGCGGCCGGGAGCTGCACCCGCAAGTGTGTGTCAGCGGGAAGTCCCCTGCAGGCAGGTGATCCTGCATCTGGGAGAGCTCCAGAGAGATCAAAATCGACGACTCATTCCACACAG GATGCTGACGGATGTTCTGGTGGTGCAGCGGCACCGTCGCGGCGTTGCGAGAGCTGTCTTGGCACCCCCAG TTTCCGTGATCCTGAGAAGGGTGGATGCAAGAGTCACGAATATGAAGACAATGACGTAAATGGAGGTGCATGTTGTCAGGACACCAAGGAGCTGACTCCTGAAACCTCTATTCCTGTCCCAAGAAGCAGAAGCAAGGAGGATGCTCAGGTGGAGGAGGAATGTGGAACTAAATCTCTGAATAACAACGCTTTAACGAAGTGTCCGGAGCAGCAGCTTGCAGCTCCTCCTGAGGAGGTAACGTACTGCCACACAGCGTTAGCTCAGCCTCGCCACGGAGCCAAAAATACAGCCAAAGGTTTAGTTGCAAAGGAAACACCCATGCACAGCAGCCAAGAGGATATTCTCCCCGAAAGAGAGAGAAATCCACCCAAAAGGAGACTCCCGTCTCCTGAAGACCAGCGATACGAAGCACTTGCTATGGAGATCGTTGCCAAAGACAATTCTCTGGTTGATATTCTCATGCCTCACCCTGTTAGAAAAACTGCTTTAGACCTGATGGAGGGGCTGTTTCCCATTAACATTTCCATGCTGGATAAATCACACAGGAAGAAGGGAGACATACAGCGTGCGCAGGAGAATGA CAGGAAAAATAGTAGAGATGGACCAGAAGAGTGTCCTGAACCTGAACACGATGCCAAGCAAAGGAGCGAAGATCCTACCTCTAAGGGAAACAGAGTCCTGAACAGGATCAGACACAGCACAAATGACCTAGACGACCTCACGTCTAAGAAG ctGGAACTCATCTCCAGCCTCCGGTCAAAGCTGCAGAGCCTGTGGGAGGAAAGGGAGCTGGTGCTCTCCGAGGCCAGGGAGTGTGCTGAGCGAGGCGAGGAGCTGGAGGCCACGGTGCGGGACGTCTGCAAGCCCAACGAGTTTGAGCGCTACATGATGTTCATCGGGGACCTGGAGAAGGTGGTGAGCCTGCTGCTCTGCTTGTCCAGCCGCCTGGCCCGAGTCCAGAACGCCATGAGGAGGATCGATGGCAATACTGATGCTGAGGAGAAG CAATCGCTGAACGAACGGCACAAGCTCTTGTCTAGACAGCGGGAAGACGCAAAAGACCTGAAAGAGAATCTAGATCGTAGGGAGAGAGTGGTCTCTGGTATCCTTGCCAAATACCTGACCGATCAGCAGCTCCAGGACTACCGACGCTTTGTTCAAGTCAAGACCTCCTTGCTGATCGAACAGAAGGACATCGAAGAGCAGATTAAATTTTTCGAAGAACAATTAGAAAATCTTGAGAAAAGCATCCCCCTCTAG
- the SHROOM1 gene encoding protein Shroom1 isoform X4, which produces MASSGNEIEGWTHRQGGRIGELEEPVTSPENGNHLSPVKLISSVDHLLHLPGRADSAYSSFSGGSNVPEYPTPSCYGENCCLPPEQVPYMDSEYVRGIYNVSAANSDPRSLHPYKAPELSIPNNSHSTSLAEHCGSTPTQGTLNQGPPPPVAPPPSPPTRLDSYKVTRHLENSRGRHSSGSHSECGVQPAPGVQDRQLAGGDEVTEQDRVAARGKTLENKGRSSDSTNEVSKIQGLKTEENGGWSPSQQPVKRSNPHIFSRPSSFIFQEYLKTDCVANVPKILSAYNSVHAYKIPEEMNSKSYPPAHASPDTVNDTQEDKQYPCSVRKPTVRGAEPQSAGPEPSQQKGSLPCAQCPLRAESRSDADQDVFEESCDLKYMEDALLIKNASRKVNSCTDENRCYDSDGKIGNDVRAPPLNPQAKAQRSPLSCSAGTVEAEPPRREEPDQGNKQCRENTSQMSFFRPKEDSTSQFSHEIRKGKQANNSSPDLSTHLAQEEPPVRYQKYQPEFQKQLLRQLQDDLGGEQITRQTTPMLYYLSGGKTTNILHHNKLTQCQEDSRNSPKEFPVSSYSASARCVEIQRENNQLGRTTHHCQCSADDLLLEAEDLILGSPASSMDESFQNDYREKLKVAQKKVLRETSFKRKDLQMSLPVRLRQKPSKRPSIEHLRSFSLSSASEDAKPVPCSPSHLESLESFSRDEEITRPQTGRIGGRKRVTKEQKKLCYSEPEKLDQLADKEVSWSQVRDEITEQDVVAARRRTLENRGRALSSSSISRTELKQIQQTALIEYMERKINQRPGSSQHLPLHKPPLQKRLSHPKWPPGKISNSNGSRKMQNNEVFCQVFSKEKSPDVFPPLAFVSPLSVSSRCDPSSAGTAASKHDPSASEAAGSCTRKCVSAGSPLQAGDPASGRAPERSKSTTHSTQDADGCSGGAAAPSRRCESCLGTPSFRDPEKGGCKSHEYEDNDVNGGACCQDTKELTPETSIPVPRSRSKEDAQVEEECGTKSLNNNALTKCPEQQLAAPPEEVTYCHTALAQPRHGAKNTAKGLVAKETPMHSSQEDILPERERNPPKRRLPSPEDQRYEALAMEIVAKDNSLVDILMPHPVRKTALDLMEGLFPINISMLDKSHRKKGDIQRAQENEKNSRDGPEECPEPEHDAKQRSEDPTSKGNRVLNRIRHSTNDLDDLTSKKLELISSLRSKLQSLWEERELVLSEARECAERGEELEATVRDVCKPNEFERYMMFIGDLEKVVSLLLCLSSRLARVQNAMRRIDGNTDAEEKQSLNERHKLLSRQREDAKDLKENLDRRERVVSGILAKYLTDQQLQDYRRFVQVKTSLLIEQKDIEEQIKFFEEQLENLEKSIPL; this is translated from the exons ATGGCTTCATCTGGGAATGAGATAGAAGGATGGACTCACAGGCAAGGTGGCAGAATTGGAGAGCTGGAAGAGCCCGTGACCTCTCCAGAAAATGGTAATCATCTTTCGCCAGTGAAGTTGATCAGCAGTGTAGACCATCTCTTGCACCTCCCTGGAAGAGCAGACTCTGCTTACAGCTCTTTCTCAGGGGGATCAAATGTTCCAGAGTATCCCACCCCATCGTGCTATGGCGAAAACTGCTGTCTGCCTCCAGAGCAGGTACCGTACATGGACTCAGAATACGTAAGAGGTATTTATAATGTCAGTGCAGCAAACTCTGACCCCAGGAGCCTGCATCCCTACAAGGCACCAGAGCTGAGCATCCCTAATAACTCTCACagcaccagcctggctgaacactGTGGAAGCACTCCTACCCAAGGGACTTTAAATCAGGGACCGCCGCCTCCAGTGGCACCTCCGCCTTCTCCTCCCACGCGACTCGATAGCTATAAAGTCACTAGACACCTTGAAAACTCAAGAGGGAGACACAGCTCTGGAAGCCACAGCGAGTGTGGTGTGCAGCCGGCTCCTGGTGTGCAGGACCGCCAGCTGGCGGGTGGGGATGAAGTTACAGAGCAAGATAGAGTGGCTGCTAGGGGGAAGACTCTGGAAAACAAGGGCCGTTCTTCTGATTCTACAAATGAGGTATCAAAAATTCAGGGGTTAAAGACGGAGGAAAACGGAGGGTGGAGCCCATCCCAACAACCTGTGAAGAGAAGCAATCCACATATTTTCAGCAGACcttcttcattcatttttcaaGAATATTTAAAGACTGACTGTGTGGCTAATGTCCCTAAAATACTTTCTGCTTATAATTCAGTTCATGCTTATAAAATTCCTGAAGAGATGAACTCCAAGTCCTACCCTCCAGCGCATGCCAGCCCTGACACTGTTAATGATACACAAGAAGACAAACAGTATCCCTGCAGCGTTCGTAAGCCAACTGTCAGGGGAGCAGAGCCACAAAGCGCGGGGCCAGAACCCAGCCAGCAAAAAGGATCCTTGCCCTGTGCTCAGTGCCCGCTCCGTGCCGAGTCACGTTCAGATGCGGATCAAGATGTGTTTGAGGAGAGTTGCGACTTAAAATACATGGAGGATGCTCTTCTAATTAAAAATGCTTCCAGGAAGGTGAACAGTTGTACGGATGAAAATCGGTGCTATGACTCTGATGGAAAAATTGGGAATGATGTTAGGGCACCGCCCCTGAATCCGCAAGCCAAAGCGCAGAGATCGCCACTGTCCTGCAGCGCCGGTACTGTCGAAGCGGAGCCCCCTCGCCGTGAGGAGCCTGATCAGGGAAATAAGCAGTGCCGTGAGAATACGAGCCAAATGTCTTTTTTCAGACCAAAGGAAGATTCCACATCTCAGTTTTCACAtgaaatcaggaaaggaaaacaggctAATAACAGCAGTCCTGACCTTAGCACACATCTAGCACAAGAGGAACCTCCTGTTCGTTATCAGAAATACCAACCTGAATTTCAAAAGCAGCTCTTAAGACAGCTTCAGGATGATCTTGGGGGTGAACAAATAACCAGGCAGACGACTCCCATGCTTTATTATCTTTCCGGGGGGAAAACCACCAACATCCTGCACCACAACAAGCTCACCCAATGTCAGGAGGACTCAAGGAACTCCCCAAAGGAATTTCCAGTGAGCAGCTACTCTGCCTCAGCACGGTGTGTAGAGATACAGCGGGAAAACAATCAGCTTGGAAGAACCACCCACCACTGCCAGTGCAGTGCCGATGATCTCCTGCTTGAGGCAGAAGATCTCATCCTTGGGAGTCCGGCTTCATCCATGGATGAGAGTTTCCAGAATGACTATAGAGAGAAGCTTAAAGTGGCTCAGAAAAAGGTTCTGAGAGAAAcctcctttaaaagaaaagactTACAGATGAGTTTGCCCGTTAGACTGAGACAGAAACCCTCTAAAAGGCCGTCAATTGAACACCTTCGGTCTTTCTCATTATCCAGTGCAAGTGAGGATGCCAAACCTGTTCCTTGCTCCCCTTCTCATCTAGAATCCTTGGAAAGTTTCAGCAGAGATGAAGAAATTACAAGGCCACAAACAGGTCGAAtagggggaaggaaaagggtaACAAAGGAGCAAAAGAAACTCTGTTATTCTGAACCTGAGAAACTCGATCAGCTAGCAGATAAGGAAGTATCATGGAGCCAAGTCAGGGATGAAATCACTGAGCAAGATGTGGTGGCAGCTAGAAGAAGGACTCTGGAAAACAGAGGGAGGGCACTTTCCAGTTCAAGTATCTCCAGGACGGAGCTGAAACAAATCCAGCAAACTGCACTTATCGAATACATGGAGCGAAAGATTAATCAAAGACCAGGTAGCTCACAACATCTCCCGCTGCATAAGCCACCCCTGCAGAAGAGGCTGTCGCATCCCAAATGGCCTCCTGGCAAGATTTCCAATTCAAATGGGAGCAGGAAGATGCAAAACAATGAGGTTTTCTGCCAagttttctctaaagaaaaatcGCCAGATGTTTTTCCTCCGTTGGCTTTTGTTTCCCCTCTGAGCGTGAGCAGCAGGTGTGACCCCAGCTCTGCTGGTACGGCGGCCTCGAAGCACGACCCGTCTGCCAGCGAAGCGGCCGGGAGCTGCACCCGCAAGTGTGTGTCAGCGGGAAGTCCCCTGCAGGCAGGTGATCCTGCATCTGGGAGAGCTCCAGAGAGATCAAAATCGACGACTCATTCCACACAG GATGCTGACGGATGTTCTGGTGGTGCAGCGGCACCGTCGCGGCGTTGCGAGAGCTGTCTTGGCACCCCCAG TTTCCGTGATCCTGAGAAGGGTGGATGCAAGAGTCACGAATATGAAGACAATGACGTAAATGGAGGTGCATGTTGTCAGGACACCAAGGAGCTGACTCCTGAAACCTCTATTCCTGTCCCAAGAAGCAGAAGCAAGGAGGATGCTCAGGTGGAGGAGGAATGTGGAACTAAATCTCTGAATAACAACGCTTTAACGAAGTGTCCGGAGCAGCAGCTTGCAGCTCCTCCTGAGGAGGTAACGTACTGCCACACAGCGTTAGCTCAGCCTCGCCACGGAGCCAAAAATACAGCCAAAGGTTTAGTTGCAAAGGAAACACCCATGCACAGCAGCCAAGAGGATATTCTCCCCGAAAGAGAGAGAAATCCACCCAAAAGGAGACTCCCGTCTCCTGAAGACCAGCGATACGAAGCACTTGCTATGGAGATCGTTGCCAAAGACAATTCTCTGGTTGATATTCTCATGCCTCACCCTGTTAGAAAAACTGCTTTAGACCTGATGGAGGGGCTGTTTCCCATTAACATTTCCATGCTGGATAAATCACACAGGAAGAAGGGAGACATACAGCGTGCGCAGGAGAATGA GAAAAATAGTAGAGATGGACCAGAAGAGTGTCCTGAACCTGAACACGATGCCAAGCAAAGGAGCGAAGATCCTACCTCTAAGGGAAACAGAGTCCTGAACAGGATCAGACACAGCACAAATGACCTAGACGACCTCACGTCTAAGAAG ctGGAACTCATCTCCAGCCTCCGGTCAAAGCTGCAGAGCCTGTGGGAGGAAAGGGAGCTGGTGCTCTCCGAGGCCAGGGAGTGTGCTGAGCGAGGCGAGGAGCTGGAGGCCACGGTGCGGGACGTCTGCAAGCCCAACGAGTTTGAGCGCTACATGATGTTCATCGGGGACCTGGAGAAGGTGGTGAGCCTGCTGCTCTGCTTGTCCAGCCGCCTGGCCCGAGTCCAGAACGCCATGAGGAGGATCGATGGCAATACTGATGCTGAGGAGAAG CAATCGCTGAACGAACGGCACAAGCTCTTGTCTAGACAGCGGGAAGACGCAAAAGACCTGAAAGAGAATCTAGATCGTAGGGAGAGAGTGGTCTCTGGTATCCTTGCCAAATACCTGACCGATCAGCAGCTCCAGGACTACCGACGCTTTGTTCAAGTCAAGACCTCCTTGCTGATCGAACAGAAGGACATCGAAGAGCAGATTAAATTTTTCGAAGAACAATTAGAAAATCTTGAGAAAAGCATCCCCCTCTAG